TAACAAATGACTAGTGACGAATGACAAATAACCAATGACTAATAAAACATGATGCGTCGCAAAAAGAACGCTAAGACTGTTACTGCACAAATAATTGCTAGCTGTCCTGGTAGTGCAAACAAAGAGTACCTCAAAATAGTTGGTACAAGAGAAACAGCAGTGCTATTCGTCCAGTTTAAGAAATGGCCGATCGCCAAATAAACAATACCGACAACATGAATGGTTATTAACCCACAAACACAACTCAATGCTAAAGACTCTAATTTCGATGGCATCCGAAAGGCTAGCAAACCACATAACCAAGCACCGGGAACAAAGCCTAGCAAATATCCAAAGCTAGGCTCTTTAATATAACTGATGCCGCCACCTTGAGTGAAAACTGGCAACCAAGTTAAGCCTAAAGCAAGATATGCAATTTGAGACAAGGCACCGGCGTTTTTACCGCCAAGGCAACCTACCAGCAGCACGGCACCGATCTGATAAGTCACGCCTAAGGAGTAAGTCGGTATGCCAGACTGACTCCACAGCCAAGGCGGACTAGCCATAGAAGCTTCTAGAAAGGTACCACCAATAGTGAGCATTAACCCAATGAATGCCCACAGCAGTTCAGTGGCAGAAAACACGTCGATTTTAGATTTGAGATTTTCGATTGAAGAACGATGAATTATGAAGGATGAAATATGAAGGATAAAGGATAAAGTGAAAAAATTAAAAAATTTCCTCCCTTTCCACCTTTTTCCTTTTTCCCCTTTTCTCCTCCCTTCATACTAAGGAACGGGCGCTTCCCCGCCTTGGAGTCCTAAGGATGCGAGCATAGCATGGTCTTGTTCTGGGGCTTGACCTAAAGTAGTTAGATAATGACCGATCAGCATGGCATTAATTCCCGCTTTCAGTCCCAGAGCTTGCAGTTCGCCCATCACGGCTTCCCGTCCGCCAGCGTAACGGATAATTTGTTTGGGTAGAATCATCCGAAAGATCGCGATCGCTTTGAGCGCTTCATAGGGATCGAGTTTCGAGCGATCGCTTAAAGGAGTTCCCTGTCTGGCATTCAGCAAGTTTAGGGGAACTGATTCCACCTCTAATTCTCGCAATGCCAAAGCTAAATCCACTCTATCCGACCAGCTTTCGCCCATACCTATGATACCGCCAGTACAAGCTTGGATTCCGGCAGCTTTCAGATTTTTGACCGTTTCTACTCGATCTTGCCAAGTATGGGTGGTCACGATTTCCGGATAAAAGTTTTCTGAAGCTTCCAGGTTATGGTTGTAGCGAGTTACGCCAGCTTCCTTAAGAGCTCGTGCTTGTTCTAGAGTGACTTCTCCTAAGGCACAACAAGGTTTGATATTAGTTTCGGCAGTAATTTGTCGGACTGTTTCTAAAATCCGTTCCAATTCTCCTGATTTAGGGCTGTTATATTTAAGGCCGCGTCCCTGACTTACCAAGCAAAATCTTTTTGCTCCGGCTGCTTCGGCTGCTTTGGCTTGGGCCAGAATTTCTTCTGTAGTTTTTAAACCATAAACTGGCGAATCTGCTCCAGGATGGTGGGCTGACTGGGAGCAGAACGAGCAGTTTTCCGAACAATTGCCCGACTTAACATTGATAATGCTGCATAAATCTACCGTGTTACCGCAACAAGCTTGTCGCACTTTATCGGCAGCTTCGCACAAGAGCAGGATATTTTCTTGCCCTTCTATTTCGGTAAGTGCATGAGCTTCTGCTCGACTCAGGTGAACTCCTGCAATAATTCGATCGGCTAGCTCGAAAAGCCATTCTCGCAATGACTCTTCGGACTTCCAGGGGAAATCAGCATTTGATGAATGACTGGAAGATGAGAAAGAGGCTTGAACCACGCTTGACCCTCTAATCGCGTACTGTCCGAATCTACCCCAGTTTGTTGCACTCGAACAAG
The window above is part of the Leptolyngbyaceae cyanobacterium genome. Proteins encoded here:
- the bioB gene encoding biotin synthase BioB, with protein sequence MVQASFSSSSHSSNADFPWKSEESLREWLFELADRIIAGVHLSRAEAHALTEIEGQENILLLCEAADKVRQACCGNTVDLCSIINVKSGNCSENCSFCSQSAHHPGADSPVYGLKTTEEILAQAKAAEAAGAKRFCLVSQGRGLKYNSPKSGELERILETVRQITAETNIKPCCALGEVTLEQARALKEAGVTRYNHNLEASENFYPEIVTTHTWQDRVETVKNLKAAGIQACTGGIIGMGESWSDRVDLALALRELEVESVPLNLLNARQGTPLSDRSKLDPYEALKAIAIFRMILPKQIIRYAGGREAVMGELQALGLKAGINAMLIGHYLTTLGQAPEQDHAMLASLGLQGGEAPVP
- a CDS encoding biotin transporter BioY, with product MFSATELLWAFIGLMLTIGGTFLEASMASPPWLWSQSGIPTYSLGVTYQIGAVLLVGCLGGKNAGALSQIAYLALGLTWLPVFTQGGGISYIKEPSFGYLLGFVPGAWLCGLLAFRMPSKLESLALSCVCGLITIHVVGIVYLAIGHFLNWTNSTAVSLVPTILRYSLFALPGQLAIICAVTVLAFFLRRIMFY